From the Leucobacter denitrificans genome, one window contains:
- a CDS encoding SDR family NAD(P)-dependent oxidoreductase, giving the protein MAKLTANSTIGEWLDDPQGSEAVGALLAASGADPSSLEPVKSLPLQQMVALSQGKMPQSVIDDLVRSVNGGEIPEEESTGAWQEQVTSGRFAGQTVIVTGAASGIGRATASRIVREGGKVVAVDISEEKLEEFAKEAPEGSVIAVAADVTKQEDIDRVVSAAGERIDGLANIAGINDDFSPIHETSDEIWDRVIGINLTGVFKLTRAVVPAMLAAGKGSIVNITSEAGIRGNASGNAYTVSKHGVVGLTRSAAFMYAKQGIRVNAVAPGGVATGIPFPPNVSEVGSARLHPFQSAIPTLATAEQLAASITFLLSNDGVNINGAILPSDGGWSVQ; this is encoded by the coding sequence ATGGCAAAACTCACCGCAAACAGCACGATTGGCGAATGGCTCGATGATCCACAGGGAAGCGAGGCGGTTGGTGCATTGCTCGCCGCCTCGGGTGCCGACCCGAGCTCGCTCGAGCCCGTGAAGTCACTGCCCCTGCAGCAGATGGTCGCCCTCAGCCAAGGCAAGATGCCTCAGTCAGTCATTGACGATCTCGTTCGCTCGGTAAACGGTGGCGAGATTCCCGAGGAAGAGTCGACCGGGGCCTGGCAGGAGCAGGTCACCAGCGGCCGGTTCGCGGGACAGACCGTAATTGTCACAGGTGCTGCGAGCGGCATTGGTCGCGCGACCGCGTCACGCATCGTGCGCGAGGGCGGCAAGGTCGTAGCAGTTGATATCTCTGAGGAGAAGCTTGAGGAGTTCGCCAAAGAGGCACCCGAGGGGAGTGTTATCGCGGTCGCCGCAGACGTGACGAAGCAAGAAGACATCGATCGTGTCGTGAGCGCGGCAGGTGAGCGGATCGATGGACTTGCGAATATCGCTGGCATCAACGACGACTTCTCGCCGATCCACGAGACGAGCGATGAGATTTGGGATCGCGTCATCGGCATTAACCTCACCGGTGTGTTCAAGCTCACCCGCGCGGTCGTGCCGGCGATGCTCGCCGCAGGCAAGGGCTCGATTGTGAACATCACCTCGGAGGCAGGCATTCGCGGAAACGCCTCGGGCAATGCGTACACGGTCTCGAAGCACGGCGTCGTGGGCCTCACCCGTAGCGCAGCGTTCATGTATGCGAAGCAGGGCATACGCGTGAACGCGGTTGCGCCGGGCGGAGTTGCAACAGGCATCCCGTTCCCGCCGAACGTTTCTGAGGTTGGCAGCGCGCGCCTGCATCCCTTCCAGTCGGCGATTCCAACGCTCGCGACCGCCGAACAACTCGCGGCGTCGATCACCTTCCTGCTCAGCAACGATGGCGTGAACATTAACGGCGCGATTCTGCCGTCTGACGGCGGTTGGTCGGTGCAGTAA
- a CDS encoding thymidine kinase codes for MAKLHFRYAAMNAGKSTALLQVAHNYDSLGKSVMIVKPVVDLKGGDRIVSRLGVEREVDYLWAAGVSLPVAETLDVILVDEAQFLTVEQADELLDVAVRVGVTVIAYGLRTDFRGDSFPGAARLLSIAHEIEEIRTLCRCGSKATMNLRKIDGVTVFDGNQVAIDDGSVVYESVCARCHARERDIGMRGATVRA; via the coding sequence ATGGCAAAACTGCACTTCCGTTACGCGGCCATGAACGCTGGCAAGAGCACTGCGTTACTCCAGGTCGCGCACAACTATGACTCGCTGGGCAAAAGCGTCATGATCGTGAAACCAGTGGTCGACCTGAAGGGTGGCGACCGCATCGTGTCGAGGCTCGGTGTTGAGCGTGAGGTCGACTACCTCTGGGCTGCCGGGGTCTCACTGCCAGTGGCCGAGACACTCGACGTCATTCTTGTCGACGAAGCCCAGTTCTTAACGGTTGAGCAGGCAGATGAGCTACTCGACGTCGCCGTTCGCGTGGGCGTCACCGTCATCGCGTACGGCCTGCGCACCGACTTCCGGGGCGACAGCTTCCCGGGTGCGGCCAGGTTGCTCTCGATCGCGCACGAGATCGAAGAAATCCGCACGCTGTGCAGGTGCGGGTCGAAGGCAACCATGAACCTGCGCAAGATCGACGGTGTTACCGTGTTCGACGGAAACCAGGTCGCGATTGATGACGGCAGTGTCGTCTACGAGTCTGTCTGCGCGAGGTGTCACGCGAGAGAACGAGACATTGGGATGCGGGGCGCGACAGTTCGCGCGTAG
- a CDS encoding SDR family oxidoreductase: protein MARIILFGGHGKVALLTEPILAGRGDEITAVIRNPDHEDAVRAAGATPVVADIEQLDVDALAELISGHDAIVWSAGAGGGNPARTIAVDQDAAIRTMDAALQTGVTRYVMVSYFNASREHGIDPENAFYHYAEAKASADTYLRHSSLQWTILGPSGLTLEKPTGRIDAHAAESGTVSRGNVARVIAAVLADDSTIHHTITFNDGDEPISEAVKHGVPA from the coding sequence ATGGCACGCATCATTCTTTTCGGTGGACACGGCAAAGTAGCGCTTCTCACGGAGCCGATACTTGCGGGGCGAGGTGATGAGATCACCGCGGTGATTCGAAACCCCGACCACGAAGATGCGGTGCGGGCTGCAGGTGCGACGCCGGTCGTCGCCGACATTGAGCAGCTCGATGTCGATGCGCTGGCAGAGCTCATCTCGGGTCATGATGCGATTGTGTGGTCGGCAGGTGCAGGCGGTGGTAATCCCGCTCGCACCATCGCAGTGGATCAGGACGCGGCTATCCGCACCATGGACGCTGCACTGCAGACCGGAGTCACCCGCTACGTGATGGTCTCGTACTTTAATGCGTCGCGAGAGCACGGGATCGACCCGGAGAATGCGTTTTATCACTACGCCGAGGCAAAGGCTTCAGCGGACACTTACCTGCGCCACAGCTCGCTCCAGTGGACCATTCTCGGGCCGAGCGGCCTCACGCTTGAGAAGCCGACCGGCCGCATCGACGCCCACGCGGCCGAATCGGGAACTGTCTCGCGCGGAAACGTTGCACGCGTTATTGCGGCCGTGTTGGCTGACGACTCGACGATCCACCACACGATTACCTTCAACGACGGCGACGAGCCAATCAGCGAGGCAGTGAAGCACGGGGTGCCCGCGTAA
- a CDS encoding DUF1266 domain-containing protein, translating to MSPEQLTLIIWLFAAVILLSIVVVCIAVVIRKRTLRAYFEGPGSPSARVSTDPWERFGPALAAVYARPEWVHTRESKRKHSPEQTYFGYGSVLPFATLRKVLSTDWHVNRADQAKVQVRNTVGIAARSAAQYAAARGETELTLRARLVADGAPEQAAEFIASHIAEGLETPDEGVELLPDLAFDIARFANLVRWAGCVGYLDYLAVREASDVLATAALTGFSSWNEFGEAYIEGLHGYTKHGRRPFLDAIEWLTTSSESPWKALAWPLAGGTKA from the coding sequence ATGAGCCCCGAACAGCTGACACTCATCATCTGGTTGTTTGCGGCCGTCATTCTCTTGTCGATCGTGGTGGTGTGTATCGCTGTGGTGATCCGCAAACGAACACTGCGCGCCTACTTCGAGGGACCGGGCAGCCCATCTGCCAGAGTCTCAACTGACCCCTGGGAACGATTCGGGCCAGCGCTCGCCGCGGTGTATGCGAGGCCTGAGTGGGTACACACGCGAGAATCGAAGCGCAAACACTCACCAGAACAGACATATTTTGGGTATGGATCGGTACTCCCGTTCGCGACACTACGCAAGGTTCTCTCAACCGACTGGCACGTGAATCGGGCCGATCAGGCGAAGGTGCAGGTGCGGAACACTGTCGGCATCGCGGCGAGGAGTGCCGCGCAATACGCGGCAGCTCGGGGTGAAACGGAGCTCACCCTGCGCGCACGACTCGTCGCCGATGGTGCGCCCGAGCAGGCCGCGGAGTTCATCGCGTCACACATCGCAGAGGGGCTCGAAACACCCGACGAGGGTGTAGAACTGTTGCCAGACCTTGCGTTTGACATCGCGAGGTTCGCGAACCTCGTGCGATGGGCCGGATGCGTGGGGTATCTCGATTATCTGGCAGTGCGCGAGGCGTCAGATGTGCTCGCGACCGCTGCGCTCACCGGCTTCAGTAGTTGGAACGAATTTGGTGAGGCCTACATCGAAGGCCTGCACGGCTACACGAAGCACGGGCGACGCCCATTTCTTGACGCGATTGAGTGGCTGACTACTTCATCCGAAAGCCCCTGGAAGGCGCTCGCTTGGCCACTCGCCGGGGGCACAAAGGCGTGA
- a CDS encoding cold-shock protein, with the protein MATGIVKWFNSEKGYGFIAPDDGSADLFAHFSAIEGSGRRDLEENQQVEFDTEDGARGPQAVNIRKLS; encoded by the coding sequence ATGGCAACCGGCATTGTTAAATGGTTCAACTCCGAAAAAGGCTACGGCTTCATTGCTCCCGACGACGGGTCAGCAGACCTCTTCGCTCACTTCAGCGCGATTGAGGGCTCAGGCCGTCGCGATCTCGAAGAGAACCAGCAGGTTGAATTCGACACCGAAGACGGCGCTCGCGGCCCACAGGCTGTGAACATCCGCAAGCTGTCCTAA
- a CDS encoding glucosamine-6-phosphate deaminase: protein MTVRVFDDLSDLGRFAASHVVEAILARPDAVIGLATGSTPLPLYHAWAEAVALRGIDVSRVRGFALDEYADIDAGHPESYHSVVDREVVQLLGLTPSLVAVPSVLATAAEASAYEAAIAAAGGVDVQILGIGRNGHFAFNEPGSALDSRTRRVSLAPETIADNARFFPSEADVPTEAITQGLGTIMEARKLVIVAIGESKAQAVAAAIEGPVTTEMPASIAQLHPNAVFVLDTAAASLLKRQD, encoded by the coding sequence ATGACGGTTCGCGTCTTCGACGACCTCTCAGACCTCGGGCGGTTCGCCGCTTCGCATGTCGTGGAGGCGATCCTTGCGCGCCCAGACGCGGTGATTGGGCTCGCAACGGGGTCGACCCCGTTGCCGCTCTATCACGCGTGGGCAGAGGCGGTCGCGCTGCGCGGTATCGATGTTTCGCGGGTGCGGGGCTTCGCGCTCGATGAGTACGCCGATATCGACGCTGGGCACCCCGAGAGCTATCACTCAGTGGTGGATCGGGAGGTCGTGCAGCTTCTCGGGCTGACGCCGTCGCTCGTGGCGGTGCCTTCGGTGCTCGCCACCGCTGCTGAGGCGTCTGCTTACGAGGCCGCTATCGCTGCAGCCGGTGGCGTCGACGTGCAGATCTTGGGCATCGGCCGGAATGGTCACTTCGCGTTCAACGAGCCCGGGTCTGCACTCGACTCGCGCACGCGACGGGTGTCGCTGGCTCCCGAGACAATCGCAGACAACGCGAGATTCTTCCCGTCTGAGGCCGATGTGCCTACCGAGGCAATCACGCAGGGACTCGGAACCATCATGGAGGCCCGCAAGCTGGTGATCGTTGCGATCGGCGAATCGAAAGCGCAGGCCGTTGCCGCAGCAATCGAGGGGCCGGTAACCACCGAGATGCCCGCGAGCATCGCGCAGCTTCACCCGAACGCCGTGTTTGTGCTCGACACTGCAGCCGCTTCGCTTCTCAAGCGACAGGACTAA
- the ppa gene encoding inorganic diphosphatase, which yields MTAAFDAVIEIPKGSRNKYEIDHETGRVYLDRVLYTNFVYPADYGFFEETLGEDGDPLDVLVLLDYPVYPGVGIKVRPVGVLHMSDEAGGDDKVVAVQVKDPRWSHIQDVDDIPEYTRKEIAHFFERYKDLEDGKWVKVDAWGSAAAAEKLIVEAQERLASQGH from the coding sequence ATGACCGCCGCATTCGACGCCGTCATCGAAATTCCCAAGGGAAGCCGTAACAAGTACGAGATTGACCACGAGACCGGTCGCGTCTACCTCGACCGCGTGCTGTACACGAATTTTGTTTACCCCGCCGACTACGGGTTCTTTGAGGAGACGCTCGGCGAAGATGGCGATCCGCTTGACGTGCTCGTGCTGCTCGACTACCCGGTCTACCCCGGTGTTGGCATCAAGGTGCGCCCGGTCGGCGTTCTGCACATGAGCGACGAGGCAGGCGGAGACGACAAGGTCGTTGCGGTGCAGGTGAAGGATCCACGCTGGAGCCACATTCAGGACGTGGACGATATCCCTGAGTACACCCGCAAAGAGATCGCACACTTCTTCGAGCGCTACAAGGATCTCGAAGATGGCAAGTGGGTCAAGGTTGACGCCTGGGGCTCAGCGGCAGCTGCCGAGAAGCTCATCGTCGAGGCTCAGGAGCGACTCGCATCGCAGGGCCACTAG
- the tilS gene encoding tRNA lysidine(34) synthetase TilS: MLTRLSVRRALQSVDRGALVLVGLSGGADSLALAAALAAEAGAAGVRAGAIVVDHGLQAGSADIAARAAAQARELGLEEVHVLRVQVDAGATQSEGPESAARAARYAAFEEIAQSTGAIAILTAHTRDDQAEQVLLALARGSGTRSLAGIPPIRQLNDSTALIRPFLAEDPEVRRATTVAACEELGLEAWSDPHNIDHTYARVRVREVLMPAIAEALGAGVPVGLARSADLAREDAEALDVWAAQVFTEIVRVVDEGEPAATIEASDVKRLAELPAAVRQRVIHRVASQVFGASLGRSHTLAIAALVTKWIGQGPIFVPGIRVTRAAGALRFERQHGSPRKAKTNKQG, from the coding sequence ATGCTCACTCGGCTGTCGGTGCGGCGTGCGCTGCAGTCGGTGGATCGCGGCGCGCTTGTGCTCGTCGGGCTTTCGGGCGGTGCCGATTCGCTCGCGCTCGCCGCGGCTCTTGCGGCTGAGGCTGGTGCGGCTGGGGTGCGGGCCGGGGCAATCGTGGTGGATCATGGCCTGCAAGCTGGCTCTGCCGATATTGCGGCACGTGCCGCAGCACAGGCACGCGAGCTTGGACTCGAAGAGGTGCACGTGCTCAGGGTGCAGGTAGATGCCGGTGCGACTCAGAGCGAGGGGCCGGAATCTGCGGCACGCGCTGCGCGGTATGCAGCATTCGAAGAGATCGCACAGAGCACAGGGGCAATAGCGATCCTCACAGCGCACACGCGAGACGACCAGGCAGAGCAGGTGCTGCTCGCGCTCGCACGCGGGTCAGGCACTCGCAGCCTCGCCGGCATTCCGCCGATCCGCCAATTGAACGACTCGACTGCGCTTATTCGCCCGTTTCTTGCAGAAGACCCAGAGGTGCGCCGCGCGACAACCGTCGCCGCCTGCGAGGAGCTGGGGCTTGAGGCGTGGAGCGATCCACACAATATCGACCACACATATGCGCGAGTGCGGGTTCGCGAGGTGCTCATGCCCGCGATTGCTGAGGCGCTTGGTGCCGGGGTTCCGGTCGGCCTTGCGAGAAGTGCGGATCTGGCCCGCGAGGACGCGGAGGCACTCGACGTCTGGGCTGCTCAAGTCTTTACCGAGATTGTGCGTGTTGTGGACGAAGGCGAACCGGCCGCCACGATCGAAGCATCGGACGTCAAACGGCTCGCAGAACTCCCGGCTGCGGTGCGGCAGCGCGTGATCCACCGGGTCGCAAGTCAGGTGTTTGGTGCGAGCCTCGGTCGCTCGCACACACTCGCCATTGCTGCGCTCGTGACGAAGTGGATCGGGCAAGGCCCCATCTTTGTGCCCGGCATTCGCGTTACTCGAGCTGCGGGAGCGCTGCGCTTTGAGCGACAGCACGGTTCGCCGCGGAAGGCAAAAACGAACAAGCAGGGCTGA
- the hpt gene encoding hypoxanthine phosphoribosyltransferase gives MDAKQLGDDLTEVLHTEAELRDRLAELAREIERDYAEQPPLLVGVLKGAVMVMADLARELNFHAQMDWMAVSSYGAGTKSSGVVRILKDLDSDITGRDVLIVEDIIDSGLTLSWLKENLQSRGAKSVRICTMLRKPKALKVEIDVEYVGFDIPVEFVVGYGLDYAEDYRNLRDVAILAPHVYSGE, from the coding sequence ATGGACGCGAAACAACTGGGGGATGACCTCACTGAGGTGCTGCACACAGAAGCCGAGCTGCGAGACCGACTCGCCGAACTGGCTCGAGAGATCGAACGCGATTACGCCGAGCAACCGCCGCTACTCGTAGGTGTGCTCAAGGGCGCGGTCATGGTTATGGCCGACCTTGCGCGTGAACTGAACTTCCATGCGCAGATGGACTGGATGGCCGTCTCATCGTACGGCGCGGGAACGAAGTCGAGCGGTGTCGTGCGAATCCTCAAAGACCTCGACTCAGATATCACTGGTCGCGACGTGCTCATTGTCGAAGACATTATTGACTCGGGTCTTACTCTGTCGTGGCTCAAGGAGAACCTGCAGAGCCGCGGGGCAAAGTCTGTGCGTATCTGCACGATGCTTCGCAAGCCCAAGGCTCTCAAAGTCGAGATTGACGTTGAGTACGTCGGCTTCGACATTCCCGTCGAGTTCGTTGTTGGGTATGGGCTCGACTACGCAGAGGATTACCGCAACCTGCGTGACGTCGCGATTCTCGCGCCGCACGTTTATAGCGGCGAATAA
- the ftsH gene encoding ATP-dependent zinc metalloprotease FtsH, producing the protein MAEQAPKTPSRGRRLLRGPLLYFIIALVFVMIGWSFLSGGNSAEVNTDRGLELIAEGSVKQAEIVDGDQRVNLTLEKVDADAGTDSVYFYYVNQRGTEVIQAIDEAQPEEGFNDVVPQPNPFWSLLGILLPLLLIGVLLWWMMSSMQGGRGVMQFGKSKAKLVSKETPVVTFADVAGADEAVEELQEIKDFLQDASRFQAVGARIPKGVLLYGPPGTGKTLLARAVAGEAGVPFYSISGSDFVEMFVGVGASRVRDLFKEAKANAPAIIFVDEIDAVGQRRGQGMGGGHDEREQTLNQLLVEMDGFDPKTNVIMIAATNRPDMLDPALLRPGRFDRQIGVDAPDMKGRLKILQVHAKGKPLSKNVDLDVVARKTPGFSGADLANVLNEAALLTARSNAQLIDNRALDEAIDRVIAGPQRRTRMMKDREKLITAYHEGGHALVAAALNHTDPVTKITILPRGRALGYTMVIPLEDKYSVTRNELQDQLAYALGGRVAEELVFHDPTTGAGNDIEKATATARKMVTDYGMTVSVGPVKLGQAQPGAFMGEFGQSRDYSEGVAVQIDAEVRAFVEQAHNEAYELLVKNRDTLDLLARELLEKETLDHNQLAEIFKDVQKLDPRPVWLSGSDRPVSDRPPIEVPPAPAPESPDTPTSDDDE; encoded by the coding sequence TTGGCTGAACAAGCGCCTAAGACCCCTTCCCGGGGCCGACGCCTACTTCGAGGACCACTCCTCTACTTCATCATCGCACTCGTGTTCGTGATGATTGGGTGGTCGTTCTTGTCGGGCGGCAACTCGGCAGAGGTGAATACCGATCGCGGGCTTGAGCTCATTGCTGAGGGCAGCGTGAAGCAGGCCGAGATTGTCGATGGTGATCAGCGGGTCAACCTGACACTCGAAAAGGTCGACGCAGATGCGGGCACCGACAGCGTCTACTTCTACTACGTGAATCAGCGCGGCACCGAGGTCATTCAGGCAATCGATGAGGCGCAGCCCGAAGAGGGCTTCAACGACGTTGTACCGCAGCCGAACCCCTTCTGGTCGCTGCTCGGTATTCTGCTTCCGCTCCTCCTTATCGGTGTGCTGCTGTGGTGGATGATGTCGTCGATGCAGGGTGGCCGTGGTGTCATGCAGTTCGGCAAGTCCAAGGCGAAGCTGGTCTCGAAGGAGACCCCGGTCGTCACGTTTGCTGACGTCGCTGGTGCTGACGAAGCAGTGGAAGAGCTGCAGGAGATCAAAGACTTCTTGCAAGACGCATCACGCTTTCAGGCGGTCGGTGCGCGAATCCCGAAGGGTGTGCTGCTTTACGGCCCTCCCGGAACAGGTAAGACCCTGCTCGCTCGCGCAGTCGCGGGCGAGGCCGGTGTGCCGTTCTACTCGATCTCTGGTTCTGACTTCGTTGAGATGTTCGTCGGTGTCGGCGCGAGCCGCGTGCGAGATCTCTTTAAAGAGGCAAAAGCAAATGCCCCGGCGATCATCTTCGTCGATGAGATTGACGCGGTTGGGCAACGACGCGGCCAGGGCATGGGCGGCGGCCACGACGAGCGCGAGCAGACTCTGAACCAGTTGCTCGTGGAGATGGATGGCTTCGATCCGAAGACCAACGTCATCATGATCGCTGCGACGAACCGCCCAGACATGCTCGACCCGGCGCTTCTGCGCCCAGGTCGTTTCGACCGTCAGATCGGGGTCGATGCGCCAGACATGAAGGGTCGCCTCAAGATTCTTCAGGTGCATGCGAAGGGCAAGCCGCTCTCGAAGAACGTCGACCTCGACGTCGTCGCGCGCAAGACCCCGGGATTCTCGGGTGCCGATCTCGCAAACGTGCTTAACGAGGCTGCCTTGCTCACCGCCAGGTCGAATGCGCAGCTCATTGATAACCGCGCGCTCGATGAGGCGATTGACCGCGTGATTGCCGGGCCGCAGCGGCGTACCCGCATGATGAAGGATCGCGAGAAGCTCATCACGGCATACCACGAGGGCGGTCACGCACTCGTTGCAGCAGCACTCAATCACACCGATCCCGTGACGAAAATCACCATTCTCCCGCGCGGTCGCGCGCTCGGTTACACGATGGTGATTCCGCTTGAAGACAAGTACTCGGTCACGCGCAACGAACTGCAAGATCAGCTCGCGTACGCACTCGGCGGCCGCGTCGCCGAAGAGCTCGTATTCCATGACCCGACAACGGGCGCTGGCAACGACATCGAGAAGGCGACCGCAACCGCTCGCAAGATGGTCACCGACTATGGCATGACCGTCTCGGTGGGCCCGGTGAAGCTCGGCCAAGCCCAGCCTGGTGCTTTCATGGGCGAGTTCGGTCAGTCGCGTGATTACTCCGAGGGAGTGGCCGTTCAGATTGATGCCGAGGTGCGCGCATTCGTTGAGCAGGCCCACAACGAGGCCTACGAACTGCTCGTCAAGAACCGCGACACCCTCGATCTGCTTGCGCGCGAGCTTCTTGAAAAAGAGACGCTCGACCACAATCAGCTCGCTGAGATCTTCAAAGATGTGCAGAAGCTTGATCCGCGACCTGTGTGGTTGTCGGGCAGCGACAGGCCGGTGTCTGATCGACCACCGATCGAGGTGCCGCCGGCGCCCGCTCCGGAGTCACCTGACACACCGACGTCTGACGACGACGAGTAG
- the folE gene encoding GTP cyclohydrolase I, giving the protein MLCAIGADPDSVELQETPRRVAESYGEFFAGMGVDPGSLLVDAAVPVNGDTGELVLMRDISLRSVCEHHLLPFRGRAHIAYQPGERVVGLSALPRVVAALAARPQVQERLGEQIAQVLEDGLSPRGVVVVLEAKHGCVADRGVRETDVEAVTIASRGALADPAARAEVLALIGPGVERQSK; this is encoded by the coding sequence ATGCTCTGTGCGATTGGAGCTGATCCGGACAGCGTGGAGCTTCAGGAAACTCCACGCCGGGTTGCGGAGTCGTACGGGGAGTTCTTTGCTGGCATGGGTGTCGATCCCGGCTCGTTGCTCGTCGATGCCGCGGTTCCGGTGAACGGAGACACTGGCGAACTCGTATTGATGCGAGACATCTCGCTCCGCTCAGTCTGCGAGCACCACCTGCTGCCGTTCCGCGGTCGCGCCCATATCGCCTATCAGCCGGGAGAACGCGTTGTCGGATTGAGCGCACTGCCTCGCGTCGTTGCTGCTCTCGCAGCGCGCCCGCAAGTACAGGAGCGACTCGGTGAGCAGATTGCGCAGGTACTCGAAGATGGGCTCTCACCGCGCGGGGTTGTCGTGGTGCTCGAGGCCAAGCACGGGTGCGTAGCGGATCGGGGAGTGCGCGAAACCGATGTCGAGGCAGTGACCATTGCTTCCCGTGGCGCACTTGCAGACCCCGCGGCTAGGGCCGAAGTTCTCGCACTCATCGGGCCAGGTGTCGAAAGGCAGTCGAAGTGA
- the folP gene encoding dihydropteroate synthase, which translates to MRRTHIMGVLNITEDSFSDGGKYLGTEAALEQAQRLVSEGATIIDVGGESTRPGAIPVPREVELARVVPVIETLAADGIAVSIDTFHAETAAAAVRAGARYINDVSGGLHDPQMLSVAAEASRDAQVTYIAGHWRGIPDLAHTRSHYDDVVTDVRSALGDIAAAALAAGVERSKLILDPGLGFDKTGEQCWEILRRLDELQSLGYPVLIGASRKRMISEALAGVVGATPESRDLATSVVSALAARAGAWGVRVHDVAATSAALAIERAWQGESIAATSTTVPAWGQDHIRLTGLEVFAHHGVFDFEREQGQKFLVDADVQVDLRAASANDDLASTVHYGELAEAIVAAVSNDPVDLIETVAERVAEVALSFSAVTEARVTIHKPDAPIEAEFADVSVTVVRHRGAR; encoded by the coding sequence GTGAGGCGCACACACATCATGGGCGTGCTTAACATTACTGAGGATTCGTTCAGTGATGGGGGTAAATACCTGGGCACTGAAGCGGCGCTCGAGCAGGCGCAACGCCTGGTGAGCGAAGGCGCCACCATCATCGACGTCGGTGGCGAATCAACGAGACCGGGTGCTATACCCGTGCCACGCGAAGTCGAACTCGCTCGGGTCGTACCCGTAATCGAAACGCTCGCAGCAGATGGTATCGCCGTATCGATCGACACTTTTCACGCCGAAACCGCAGCCGCAGCTGTTCGCGCTGGCGCCCGGTATATCAATGATGTCTCGGGCGGGTTACACGATCCACAGATGCTTTCTGTCGCGGCCGAGGCATCGCGCGACGCGCAAGTGACCTACATTGCGGGCCACTGGCGCGGCATTCCAGATCTCGCCCACACGCGCTCGCACTACGACGACGTGGTCACCGATGTGCGCTCGGCGCTCGGCGACATCGCGGCCGCTGCGCTCGCCGCAGGGGTTGAGCGCTCGAAGCTGATTCTCGACCCGGGCCTCGGGTTCGACAAGACCGGAGAGCAGTGCTGGGAGATTCTCCGACGACTTGATGAGCTCCAGTCGCTCGGATACCCGGTGCTCATTGGCGCGTCTCGAAAGCGGATGATCTCGGAAGCGCTCGCGGGTGTCGTCGGTGCGACACCTGAGTCCCGTGACCTTGCGACGTCGGTCGTGAGCGCACTCGCTGCAAGGGCTGGAGCCTGGGGTGTTCGCGTGCACGACGTGGCCGCGACCTCGGCCGCTCTCGCCATCGAGCGCGCGTGGCAGGGCGAATCGATCGCAGCCACCTCGACGACGGTTCCGGCGTGGGGGCAAGACCACATTCGGCTCACAGGGCTCGAGGTGTTCGCGCACCACGGCGTCTTTGATTTCGAGCGCGAACAGGGCCAGAAATTCCTCGTCGACGCCGACGTGCAGGTGGATCTGCGCGCGGCCTCGGCAAACGACGACCTTGCGAGCACGGTGCACTATGGTGAACTCGCGGAGGCGATCGTCGCGGCCGTATCGAACGACCCGGTTGACCTCATTGAGACGGTTGCTGAGCGTGTGGCCGAGGTCGCGCTGTCATTCTCTGCGGTGACAGAGGCGCGCGTCACGATCCACAAACCCGATGCCCCAATCGAGGCCGAATTTGCTGATGTGTCAGTGACGGTCGTGCGACACCGAGGAGCGAGATGA
- the folK gene encoding 2-amino-4-hydroxy-6-hydroxymethyldihydropteridine diphosphokinase, whose product MIAQLVPVLIAFGANLGDRGETIRAAQRELAASPSISNFAASPLRETIALKLDGTDPDAPRYINGVATADTTLDPHALLDLMQRIEHDHGRERGERWGDRTLDIDLILFGGRVIQDDRLTVPHPRAHERDFVLSPWLDLDPHAVLMGHGRVADLLERVGDTTSPLAEADS is encoded by the coding sequence ATGATCGCGCAGCTCGTGCCCGTGCTCATCGCATTTGGCGCAAACCTTGGGGACAGAGGCGAGACCATTCGCGCAGCTCAACGCGAACTCGCGGCGTCACCCAGCATCTCAAATTTTGCGGCGTCGCCGCTGCGCGAAACCATCGCGCTGAAGCTCGACGGCACCGATCCAGACGCGCCGCGGTACATCAACGGAGTGGCAACCGCTGACACGACACTCGATCCACACGCGCTGCTCGATCTCATGCAGCGCATCGAGCACGATCACGGTCGAGAGCGCGGCGAGCGATGGGGGGATCGCACGCTCGACATTGATCTCATACTCTTCGGCGGTCGGGTCATTCAAGATGACCGCCTCACAGTGCCGCATCCGCGCGCGCACGAGCGAGATTTCGTGTTGTCGCCCTGGCTCGACCTCGACCCGCACGCGGTGCTCATGGGGCACGGACGAGTGGCGGATCTGCTCGAACGAGTGGGGGATACGACGTCGCCACTCGCGGAGGCAGACTCGTGA